The Glycine soja cultivar W05 chromosome 8, ASM419377v2, whole genome shotgun sequence genome has a window encoding:
- the LOC114423267 gene encoding transcription factor MYB124-like, whose product MVQDMKQQDNGESKKKERHIVTWTQEEDDILREQIGIHGTENWAIIASKFKDKTTRQCRRRWYTYLNSDFKKGGWSAEEDMLLCEAQKVFGNRWTEIAKVVSGRTDNAVKNRFSTLCRKKQKYAALAKENSTSYINSNNKRMMLQHCNNMDTTSESGVPIKNLRRADIADDAEKIKFEDRSHLRNGTPINQQPRAPLAVLAQNCHNSNNLTDQHHLCNPKFSSSAQNNKIQGTFLKKDDPKISALMQQAELLSSLALKVDTENMDQSLENAWKVLQEFLNRSKESDIPGQKVPDVRLVDLKDMIEELKSGNEEGRVLQELLNRTKESDSTGHKIPDLRPADFKDMVEDSKSGNEEGQVLQEFLNRTNKSDIPEHKIPNLQLVDLKDMIEDLKSGNEEGQACWRKMDCYENSPGSSGYSTGSILICQSASDNLEHSLHQDIGTEMKSKQLEDEKGVKVVMPTANVDQDMVPCCMEQINNDGIVSTSSRLEFSSPLQVTPLFRSLAAGIPSPQFSESERNFLRKTLGMESPSINPSANSSQPPPCKRALLPSL is encoded by the exons ATGGTGCAAGATATGAAGCAGCAAGACAATGGAGAATCTAAGAAGAAGGAGCGTCACATTGTGACTTGGACTCAAGAG GAGGATGATATACTAAGAGAACAGATTGGTATTCATGGAACTGAAAA TTGGGCAATTATTGCATCAAAGTTCAAAGATAAAACGACAAGACAGTGCAGAAGAag ATGGTACACTTACTTGAATTCTGATTTCAAGAAAGGTGGATGGTCAGCTGAGGAAGACATGCTCTTATGTGAG GCTCAAAAGGTATTTGGTAATAGATGGACAGAAATAGCAAAGGTGGTCTCAGGCAG AACGGATAATGCTGTGAAAAATCGTTTCTCCACACTCTGCAGGAAGAAACAGAAATATGCAGCTTTAGCAAAAGAGAACAGCACTTCATACATCAATTCAAATAACAAGAGGATGATGCTCCAACATTGTAATAATATGGATACAACATCAGAATCTGGAGTACCTATTAAGAATTTGAG GAGGGCCGATATTGCTGATGATGCAGAAAAGATCAAATTTGAGGACCGATCACATTTACGAAATGGAACTCCAATAAATCAGCAGCCAAGAGCACCACTTGCAGTCTTAGCTCAAAACTGTCATAACTCAAACAACTTGACAGACCAGCATCATCTTTGCAATCCCAAGTTTAGCAGTTCCG CCCAAAATAACAAGATTCAAGGAACATTTCTCAAAAAAGATGACCCAAAGATAAGTGCATTGATGCAACAGGCGGAGTTACTAAGTTCACTAGCTCTAAAAGTTGATACAGAGAATATGGACCAAAGTCTTGAAAACGCATGGAAG GTTCTTCAAGAGTTTCTGAACCGATCCAAAGAATCAGATATCCCTGGACAAAAGGTTCCAGATGTACGGCTTGTAGATCTTAAAGATATGATTGAGGAGTTGAAGAGTGGTAATGAGGAAGGCCGGGTTCTTCAAGAGCTTCTGAACCGAACCAAAGAATCAGATAGTACTGGGCATAAAATTCCAGATTTACGGCCTGCAGATTTTAAAGATATGGTTGAGGACTCAAAGAGTGGTAATGAGGAAGGCCAGGTACTTCAGGAGTTTCTGAACCGAACCAACAAATCAGATATCCCTGAACATAAGATTCCAAATTTACAGCTTGTAGATCTTAAAGATATGATTGAGGACTTGAAGAGTGGTAATGAGGAAGGCCAGGCTTGTTGGAG GAAAATGGACTGTTATGAAAACTCTCCAGGCAGTTCTGGATACAGTACAGGATCAATTCTCATCTGTCAGTCAGCTAGTGATAATTTGGAGCACTCATTGCATCAGGATATTGGAACCGAAATGAAGTCTAAACAACTTGAAGATGAAAAAGGAGTAAAAGTGGTTATGCCTACTGCAAATGTAGATCAAG ATATGGTACCATGTTGTATGGAACAGATAAACAATGACGGGATTGTTTCTACCTCATCAAGATTGGAGTTCAGCTCCCCTCTTCAAGTAACCCCTCTGTTTAGATCTTTGGCGGCAGGAATTCCAAGCCCACAATTTTCAGAAAGT GAAAGGAACTTCTTAAGGAAAACACTAGGAATGGAATCTCCATCCATCAACCCAAGTGCCAACTCATCACAACCGCCACCCTGCAAAAGAGCCCtactacctagtctataa